A section of the Aricia agestis chromosome 4, ilAriAges1.1, whole genome shotgun sequence genome encodes:
- the LOC121725865 gene encoding facilitated trehalose transporter Tret1-2 homolog isoform X3, which produces MLASIKGFWKVWRYGDLYMVLAALAAQSINISVGFCQGFSAVLLPQYTHEHPAITYEQTSWIASLGVISNPIGALLGGMMVDAVGRRLLLQSIVLPNLIGWLVIAFSETYVFLCVGRFITGFTIGMSTASYIYVAEITTPEKRGVLSALGPGLVSTGIFVIYSLGAFIHWRKVAAICAGVSLLTPFLMYFVPESPLWLASKGQMKEAYSAMFWLRQNNNTAQQELMEFTKDRKLEDESMSFKQKMGLFKRRSVLKPFALLIIFFLFQEMSGIYVILYYAVDFFKSVGTSVNEFTASIIVGGVRVFMGAVGACLINSFRRKTLAAVSGLLLGIAMLGAAICDSLQGPPIIKLACILLHVSFSMVGFLQLPWIMSGELYPQDIRGVMSGATSCCAYILIFFNIKTYPRLEYFITSNGTLYLFGICALIGAAYCLLFLPETKGKTLNEIMRQFDEEKKDADPEVGYVKRVSIEGKPVQRRHSAGATISLEKNKAFAEQWVQRYCEKVTE; this is translated from the exons ATGCTCGCGAGCATCAAGGGATTTTGGAAAGTCTGGCGATATGGCGATCTTTACATG GTGCTCGCAGCGCTTGCCGCCCAGTCGATCAACATATCGGTGGGCTTCTGTCAGGGCTTCTCAGCAGTTCTGCTGCCCCAGTACACGCACGAGCACCCCGCCATCACGTACGAGCAGACCTCATGGATAG CGAGTTTGGGTGTGATATCGAACCCAATCGGAGCTCTTCTGGGTGGCATGATGGTGGACGCTGTCGGCAGACGTCTGCTGCTGCAGTCCATAGTGCTGCCCAATCTTATAGGCTGGCTGGTGATAGCATTCTCGGAGACGTACGTCTTCCTATGCGTGGGACGGTTTATAACAGGATTTACTATCG GAATGTCAACAGCGTCCTACATCTACGTCGCTGAGATAACAACGCCGGAGAAACGCGGGGTCCTGAGTGCGTTAGGGCCCGGTTTGGTGTCAACAGGAATATTCGTCATATATTCCCTGGGAGCCTTCATACATTGGAGGAAAGTGGCAGCAATCTGCGCCGGGGTGTCACTTTTGACCCCCTTCCTGATGTACTTTGTCCCGGAATCACCCCTCTGGCTCGCCTCGAAGGGGCAAATGAAGGAGGCTTATAGCGCGATGTTCTGGCTGAGACAAAACAACAACACCGCTCAGCAGGAGCTAATGGAGTTCACGAAGGACCGAAAATTGGAGGACGAATCCATGAGCTTCAAACAGAAAATGGGCCTGTTCAAGCGGCGAAGTGTTTTAAAACCGTTCGCGCTGCTTATAATTTTCTTTCTGTTCCAAGAGATGTCAGGAATTTACGTAATTTTGTACTACGCAGTAGACTTCTTCAAATCGGTCGGGACCAGCGTCAACGAATTCACAGCTTCCATTATCGTCGGAGGCGTCAGAGTATTCATGGGAGCAGTCGGGGCTTGCCTCATCAACAGCTTTAGAAGGAAGACGCTGGCAGCGGTCTCTGGCCTGCTACTCGGTATAGCTATGCTCGGGGCCGCTATATGCGATAGTCTCCAGGGTCCTCCTATAATAAAACTCGCGTGTATTTTACTTCACGTTTCGTTCAGTATGGTCGGGTTTCTGCAGCTGCCCTGGATCATGTCGGGGGAGCTGTACCCGCAGGACATCAGGGGGGTTATGTCTGGAGCGACCTCGTGCTGCGCGTACATTCTTATATTCTTCAACATCAAAACGTATCCTCGACTGGAATACTTCATAACGAGCAACGGGACCTTATATCTGTTCGGTATCTGTGCTCTCATCGGCGCCGCGTACTGTCTTCTATTTTTGCCGGAAACGAAGGGGAAGACGTTGAACGAGATAATGAGACAGTTCGACGAGGAGAAAAAGGATGCGGACCCGGAAGTGGGGTACGTGAAGAGAGTGAGTATAGAGGGCAAACCTGTGCAGAGACGGCACAGCGCCGGAGCGACCATTTCTTTGGAGAAGAACAAAGCGTTCGCCGAGCAGTGGGTGCAAAGGTACTGCGAGAAAGTTACGGAGTAG
- the LOC121725865 gene encoding facilitated trehalose transporter Tret1-2 homolog isoform X1: MRKSTEYIKRRVAAARYGERRANMLASIKGFWKVWRYGDLYMVLAALAAQSINISVGFCQGFSAVLLPQYTHEHPAITYEQTSWIASLGVISNPIGALLGGMMVDAVGRRLLLQSIVLPNLIGWLVIAFSETYVFLCVGRFITGFTIGMSTASYIYVAEITTPEKRGVLSALGPGLVSTGIFVIYSLGAFIHWRKVAAICAGVSLLTPFLMYFVPESPLWLASKGQMKEAYSAMFWLRQNNNTAQQELMEFTKDRKLEDESMSFKQKMGLFKRRSVLKPFALLIIFFLFQEMSGIYVILYYAVDFFKSVGTSVNEFTASIIVGGVRVFMGAVGACLINSFRRKTLAAVSGLLLGIAMLGAAICDSLQGPPIIKLACILLHVSFSMVGFLQLPWIMSGELYPQDIRGVMSGATSCCAYILIFFNIKTYPRLEYFITSNGTLYLFGICALIGAAYCLLFLPETKGKTLNEIMRQFDEEKKDADPEVGYVKRVSIEGKPVQRRHSAGATISLEKNKAFAEQWVQRYCEKVTE, from the exons GCGAGTCGCAGCGGCGCGGTACGGCGAGCGGCGCGCGAACATGCTCGCGAGCATCAAGGGATTTTGGAAAGTCTGGCGATATGGCGATCTTTACATG GTGCTCGCAGCGCTTGCCGCCCAGTCGATCAACATATCGGTGGGCTTCTGTCAGGGCTTCTCAGCAGTTCTGCTGCCCCAGTACACGCACGAGCACCCCGCCATCACGTACGAGCAGACCTCATGGATAG CGAGTTTGGGTGTGATATCGAACCCAATCGGAGCTCTTCTGGGTGGCATGATGGTGGACGCTGTCGGCAGACGTCTGCTGCTGCAGTCCATAGTGCTGCCCAATCTTATAGGCTGGCTGGTGATAGCATTCTCGGAGACGTACGTCTTCCTATGCGTGGGACGGTTTATAACAGGATTTACTATCG GAATGTCAACAGCGTCCTACATCTACGTCGCTGAGATAACAACGCCGGAGAAACGCGGGGTCCTGAGTGCGTTAGGGCCCGGTTTGGTGTCAACAGGAATATTCGTCATATATTCCCTGGGAGCCTTCATACATTGGAGGAAAGTGGCAGCAATCTGCGCCGGGGTGTCACTTTTGACCCCCTTCCTGATGTACTTTGTCCCGGAATCACCCCTCTGGCTCGCCTCGAAGGGGCAAATGAAGGAGGCTTATAGCGCGATGTTCTGGCTGAGACAAAACAACAACACCGCTCAGCAGGAGCTAATGGAGTTCACGAAGGACCGAAAATTGGAGGACGAATCCATGAGCTTCAAACAGAAAATGGGCCTGTTCAAGCGGCGAAGTGTTTTAAAACCGTTCGCGCTGCTTATAATTTTCTTTCTGTTCCAAGAGATGTCAGGAATTTACGTAATTTTGTACTACGCAGTAGACTTCTTCAAATCGGTCGGGACCAGCGTCAACGAATTCACAGCTTCCATTATCGTCGGAGGCGTCAGAGTATTCATGGGAGCAGTCGGGGCTTGCCTCATCAACAGCTTTAGAAGGAAGACGCTGGCAGCGGTCTCTGGCCTGCTACTCGGTATAGCTATGCTCGGGGCCGCTATATGCGATAGTCTCCAGGGTCCTCCTATAATAAAACTCGCGTGTATTTTACTTCACGTTTCGTTCAGTATGGTCGGGTTTCTGCAGCTGCCCTGGATCATGTCGGGGGAGCTGTACCCGCAGGACATCAGGGGGGTTATGTCTGGAGCGACCTCGTGCTGCGCGTACATTCTTATATTCTTCAACATCAAAACGTATCCTCGACTGGAATACTTCATAACGAGCAACGGGACCTTATATCTGTTCGGTATCTGTGCTCTCATCGGCGCCGCGTACTGTCTTCTATTTTTGCCGGAAACGAAGGGGAAGACGTTGAACGAGATAATGAGACAGTTCGACGAGGAGAAAAAGGATGCGGACCCGGAAGTGGGGTACGTGAAGAGAGTGAGTATAGAGGGCAAACCTGTGCAGAGACGGCACAGCGCCGGAGCGACCATTTCTTTGGAGAAGAACAAAGCGTTCGCCGAGCAGTGGGTGCAAAGGTACTGCGAGAAAGTTACGGAGTAG
- the LOC121725865 gene encoding facilitated trehalose transporter Tret1-2 homolog isoform X2 — MCKMRRVAAARYGERRANMLASIKGFWKVWRYGDLYMVLAALAAQSINISVGFCQGFSAVLLPQYTHEHPAITYEQTSWIASLGVISNPIGALLGGMMVDAVGRRLLLQSIVLPNLIGWLVIAFSETYVFLCVGRFITGFTIGMSTASYIYVAEITTPEKRGVLSALGPGLVSTGIFVIYSLGAFIHWRKVAAICAGVSLLTPFLMYFVPESPLWLASKGQMKEAYSAMFWLRQNNNTAQQELMEFTKDRKLEDESMSFKQKMGLFKRRSVLKPFALLIIFFLFQEMSGIYVILYYAVDFFKSVGTSVNEFTASIIVGGVRVFMGAVGACLINSFRRKTLAAVSGLLLGIAMLGAAICDSLQGPPIIKLACILLHVSFSMVGFLQLPWIMSGELYPQDIRGVMSGATSCCAYILIFFNIKTYPRLEYFITSNGTLYLFGICALIGAAYCLLFLPETKGKTLNEIMRQFDEEKKDADPEVGYVKRVSIEGKPVQRRHSAGATISLEKNKAFAEQWVQRYCEKVTE, encoded by the exons ATGTGTAAAATGAG GCGAGTCGCAGCGGCGCGGTACGGCGAGCGGCGCGCGAACATGCTCGCGAGCATCAAGGGATTTTGGAAAGTCTGGCGATATGGCGATCTTTACATG GTGCTCGCAGCGCTTGCCGCCCAGTCGATCAACATATCGGTGGGCTTCTGTCAGGGCTTCTCAGCAGTTCTGCTGCCCCAGTACACGCACGAGCACCCCGCCATCACGTACGAGCAGACCTCATGGATAG CGAGTTTGGGTGTGATATCGAACCCAATCGGAGCTCTTCTGGGTGGCATGATGGTGGACGCTGTCGGCAGACGTCTGCTGCTGCAGTCCATAGTGCTGCCCAATCTTATAGGCTGGCTGGTGATAGCATTCTCGGAGACGTACGTCTTCCTATGCGTGGGACGGTTTATAACAGGATTTACTATCG GAATGTCAACAGCGTCCTACATCTACGTCGCTGAGATAACAACGCCGGAGAAACGCGGGGTCCTGAGTGCGTTAGGGCCCGGTTTGGTGTCAACAGGAATATTCGTCATATATTCCCTGGGAGCCTTCATACATTGGAGGAAAGTGGCAGCAATCTGCGCCGGGGTGTCACTTTTGACCCCCTTCCTGATGTACTTTGTCCCGGAATCACCCCTCTGGCTCGCCTCGAAGGGGCAAATGAAGGAGGCTTATAGCGCGATGTTCTGGCTGAGACAAAACAACAACACCGCTCAGCAGGAGCTAATGGAGTTCACGAAGGACCGAAAATTGGAGGACGAATCCATGAGCTTCAAACAGAAAATGGGCCTGTTCAAGCGGCGAAGTGTTTTAAAACCGTTCGCGCTGCTTATAATTTTCTTTCTGTTCCAAGAGATGTCAGGAATTTACGTAATTTTGTACTACGCAGTAGACTTCTTCAAATCGGTCGGGACCAGCGTCAACGAATTCACAGCTTCCATTATCGTCGGAGGCGTCAGAGTATTCATGGGAGCAGTCGGGGCTTGCCTCATCAACAGCTTTAGAAGGAAGACGCTGGCAGCGGTCTCTGGCCTGCTACTCGGTATAGCTATGCTCGGGGCCGCTATATGCGATAGTCTCCAGGGTCCTCCTATAATAAAACTCGCGTGTATTTTACTTCACGTTTCGTTCAGTATGGTCGGGTTTCTGCAGCTGCCCTGGATCATGTCGGGGGAGCTGTACCCGCAGGACATCAGGGGGGTTATGTCTGGAGCGACCTCGTGCTGCGCGTACATTCTTATATTCTTCAACATCAAAACGTATCCTCGACTGGAATACTTCATAACGAGCAACGGGACCTTATATCTGTTCGGTATCTGTGCTCTCATCGGCGCCGCGTACTGTCTTCTATTTTTGCCGGAAACGAAGGGGAAGACGTTGAACGAGATAATGAGACAGTTCGACGAGGAGAAAAAGGATGCGGACCCGGAAGTGGGGTACGTGAAGAGAGTGAGTATAGAGGGCAAACCTGTGCAGAGACGGCACAGCGCCGGAGCGACCATTTCTTTGGAGAAGAACAAAGCGTTCGCCGAGCAGTGGGTGCAAAGGTACTGCGAGAAAGTTACGGAGTAG